The following are encoded together in the Streptomyces sp. NBC_00341 genome:
- a CDS encoding 4'-phosphopantetheinyl transferase superfamily protein — protein sequence MEHTLPRVVRELPPPGSLDLWLLRVSDVPLGILDDQVLDATERQRAAGLMHAADRTRFTAAHVALRRLLGSYLSLRPEDVHLGRDTCPCCGGPHGRPTVLDTEERLFFSLSHRGDLAVVGTAAAPIGVDVELVGDEDGTAELASMLHVDEQAELAALSPVERPRALARLWTRKEAYLKGLGTGLGRDPALDYVGSGRPEGPYPPSGWTLLDVPVDRGYAAAVAVRGELSVEGPFVKRLSGLDVVRHTRDALRTAGAPP from the coding sequence GTGGAACACACCCTGCCGAGGGTCGTCCGTGAGCTGCCACCCCCCGGCTCACTGGACCTCTGGCTCCTGAGGGTCTCGGATGTCCCTCTCGGCATCCTGGACGACCAGGTACTCGACGCGACCGAGCGTCAACGTGCCGCCGGCCTCATGCACGCCGCCGACCGCACCCGGTTCACGGCCGCGCACGTCGCCCTCCGCCGGCTGCTCGGCTCGTACCTGAGCCTGCGCCCGGAGGACGTCCACCTCGGCCGGGACACCTGTCCCTGCTGCGGCGGACCGCACGGCCGGCCCACGGTGCTCGACACCGAAGAACGGCTGTTCTTCTCGCTGTCCCACCGGGGCGATCTCGCCGTCGTCGGGACCGCGGCGGCCCCCATAGGGGTCGACGTGGAGCTGGTGGGCGACGAGGACGGCACCGCGGAACTCGCCTCGATGCTGCACGTGGACGAGCAGGCCGAACTGGCCGCGCTCAGCCCGGTGGAACGGCCTCGGGCGCTGGCCCGGCTGTGGACCCGCAAGGAGGCCTACCTCAAGGGCCTCGGCACGGGCCTGGGCCGCGACCCCGCTCTCGACTACGTCGGCTCCGGACGCCCGGAGGGGCCGTACCCGCCGTCCGGCTGGACCCTGCTCGACGTCCCGGTGGACCGGGGCTACGCGGCGGCGGTGGCGGTGCGCGGCGAGCTGAGCGTGGAAGGACCGTTCGTCAAGAGGCTCTCCGGCCTCGACGTCGTACGGCACACCCGCGATGCCCTGCGGACGGCGGGGGCCCCGCCCTGA